One region of Limnospira fusiformis SAG 85.79 genomic DNA includes:
- a CDS encoding S9 family peptidase: MSLSVAPYGSWQSAITTDLIIKGAVGLASPAWDGDDIYWIEGRPSEGGRNVIVRLTPKGDRIDCTPAAFNARTRVHEYGGGSYTVSEGTVYFSNFADGRIYRQAIASVAQPTEIVPEPITPEGNFRYADLLIDTRRGRLICVREDHSQPGEPVNTLISLNLNNPEDIQILATGADFYASPNLSQDGSRLCWICWYHPNMPWDGTELWVAEVTENGTLDQQQRVAGGVQESIFQPQWSPDGTLYFVSDRANWWNLYRVRDQKIEPLFPLPAEFGLPQWVFGMSTFGFISQRRLCCAYTQNGIWSLATLDPETQQLRSFDVSYTYISSVKVHNNSILMLASSATEPTALVQLDLNAGEMNVVRSSTEIDLDPGYLSVPEPIEFPTENGQSAYGFFYPPQNKDYVAPDTEKPPLLVKSHGGPTAATSSSLNLKIQYWTSRGFAVLDVNYGGSTGYGREYRQRLQGNWGIVDVADCVNGAKFLAAQGLVDGDRMAIAGGSAGGYTTLCALTFHDVFKAGASYYGVSDLEALATDTHKFESRYLDGLIAPYPEGRDLYIARSPIHHSDRLNCPIIFFQGLQDQVVPPNQAEKMVQVLQAKGLTVEYVTFADEQHGFRKADNIKKALEDEFQFYIRVFGIGN, from the coding sequence ATGAGTTTAAGCGTCGCGCCCTATGGCTCCTGGCAATCGGCCATCACTACCGACTTAATTATTAAAGGGGCAGTCGGGTTGGCAAGTCCTGCCTGGGATGGAGATGATATATACTGGATTGAGGGACGACCCTCCGAAGGGGGACGCAATGTGATTGTGCGCCTAACCCCCAAAGGCGATCGCATTGATTGCACTCCGGCCGCTTTTAATGCTCGTACCCGTGTACATGAGTATGGGGGAGGATCTTATACCGTCAGTGAGGGGACGGTATATTTTTCTAATTTTGCTGATGGACGCATTTACCGTCAGGCGATCGCCTCAGTTGCTCAACCCACCGAAATTGTACCCGAACCTATCACCCCAGAAGGAAATTTCCGCTATGCTGATTTGCTCATAGATACCCGCCGGGGACGTTTGATTTGTGTGCGGGAAGACCACAGCCAACCAGGAGAACCCGTTAATACCCTCATTAGCCTTAACCTTAACAACCCTGAAGATATCCAAATCTTAGCCACTGGGGCCGATTTTTACGCCTCCCCTAACCTCAGTCAAGACGGCTCGCGTCTCTGTTGGATTTGCTGGTATCATCCTAATATGCCTTGGGATGGTACAGAATTATGGGTGGCTGAAGTTACCGAAAATGGGACTTTAGACCAACAACAACGGGTGGCAGGGGGAGTCCAAGAGTCAATTTTTCAGCCTCAATGGTCTCCTGATGGAACTCTTTATTTTGTAAGCGATCGCGCTAACTGGTGGAACCTCTACCGGGTTCGTGATCAGAAAATTGAGCCATTATTTCCCCTCCCGGCGGAATTTGGACTACCTCAATGGGTCTTTGGGATGTCTACATTCGGTTTCATCTCCCAACGGCGGCTTTGTTGTGCCTATACTCAAAATGGTATTTGGTCCTTAGCCACTTTAGACCCAGAAACTCAACAATTACGTTCCTTTGATGTTTCCTATACCTACATTTCCTCCGTCAAAGTTCACAACAATAGTATTTTGATGTTGGCATCTTCCGCTACTGAACCGACCGCCTTGGTGCAATTGGATCTCAATGCTGGAGAAATGAATGTCGTGCGATCTTCCACCGAAATAGACCTAGACCCTGGTTATTTATCGGTCCCAGAACCTATTGAGTTTCCTACCGAAAATGGCCAAAGCGCCTACGGCTTCTTTTATCCACCCCAAAATAAAGACTATGTGGCTCCTGATACCGAAAAACCACCTCTCCTAGTCAAAAGCCACGGCGGACCCACGGCGGCGACTTCTAGCAGTCTCAATTTGAAAATTCAGTATTGGACCAGTCGCGGTTTTGCCGTATTGGATGTTAACTATGGTGGTAGTACCGGCTATGGTCGGGAATATCGCCAACGTCTTCAGGGTAACTGGGGAATTGTTGATGTCGCTGACTGTGTTAATGGTGCTAAGTTTCTGGCGGCGCAAGGGTTGGTTGATGGCGATCGCATGGCGATCGCTGGCGGTAGTGCTGGGGGTTATACTACTCTGTGCGCCTTGACTTTTCATGATGTGTTTAAAGCTGGCGCTAGTTACTATGGCGTTAGTGATTTGGAGGCTTTAGCTACCGATACCCATAAATTTGAGTCTCGCTATCTTGATGGCTTGATTGCACCTTACCCAGAAGGTCGGGATTTGTATATAGCCAGGTCGCCTATTCATCATAGCGATCGCCTCAACTGTCCCATTATATTTTTCCAAGGACTCCAGGATCAAGTCGTCCCCCCTAACCAAGCTGAGAAAATGGTGCAAGTCCTCCAAGCTAAAGGCTTAACCGTCGAATATGTCACCTTTGCTGATGAACAACATGGCTTCCGTAAAGCTGATAATATTAAGAAAGCCTTAGAGGATGAGTTTCAATTCTATATCCGTGTATTTGGGATTGGTAACTAA
- the gor gene encoding glutathione-disulfide reductase: protein MAYDYDLFVIGAGSGGLASSKRAASYGAKVAIAENSVVGGTCVIRGCVPKKLMVYASQFSHLYKDAVGYGWSEVESSFDWQKLTQAVDTEVKRLSQLHISFLEKAGVELIDGYAKFIDAHTLEVGDRKITADKILVAVGAKAVRPEIPGIEHSIISDDMFLLPEQPKRFAVWGGGYIAVEFAGILNGLGSQVTEIIRRDLILRGFDQDLRNHIQEGMTKHGVNFRTNTTIEKIEKVEEGLKLTLTGDDTEPLIVDALLCATGRQPKLDGLNLENAGVETIKGAIAVTQDSRTTQSNIFAVGDCTDRVNLTPVAIAEGRAFADTEFGHLPRSISHDNIATAVFSQPEAATVGMTEAQAQEKFGDGIKCYRAVFRPMFHSLTGADEKVLMKLIVETNTDRVLGAHMVGKDSAELIQGVAIAVNMGATKKDFDNTMGIHPSSGEEFVTMG from the coding sequence ATGGCATACGATTATGATTTGTTTGTGATTGGTGCAGGTTCAGGGGGGTTGGCTTCATCGAAACGGGCGGCTTCCTATGGGGCGAAAGTAGCGATCGCTGAAAATTCAGTGGTTGGGGGAACCTGTGTGATCAGGGGTTGTGTCCCCAAAAAACTGATGGTCTATGCTTCCCAGTTTTCCCACCTATACAAGGACGCGGTAGGCTATGGCTGGAGTGAGGTGGAGAGTAGCTTTGATTGGCAAAAACTCACCCAAGCGGTTGATACGGAAGTTAAACGGTTAAGCCAACTCCATATCAGCTTTTTGGAAAAAGCCGGAGTGGAACTTATTGATGGATACGCTAAATTTATTGATGCCCATACACTAGAAGTAGGCGATCGCAAAATTACCGCCGATAAAATTCTGGTGGCAGTGGGAGCGAAAGCGGTGCGCCCAGAGATTCCCGGCATTGAACATAGTATCATTTCTGATGATATGTTTTTGCTGCCGGAACAACCAAAACGGTTCGCGGTTTGGGGTGGTGGCTATATTGCGGTAGAATTTGCGGGTATCCTCAATGGTTTAGGTTCCCAAGTCACAGAAATTATCCGGCGTGACCTGATCCTGCGGGGATTTGATCAAGACCTGCGGAACCATATTCAAGAGGGTATGACCAAGCATGGGGTGAATTTCCGCACCAATACCACCATTGAAAAAATCGAAAAAGTCGAGGAAGGTCTGAAACTCACCCTAACAGGTGATGATACAGAACCGTTGATTGTAGATGCTCTGTTGTGTGCGACAGGTCGCCAGCCTAAACTGGATGGATTAAACCTGGAAAATGCGGGGGTAGAAACGATTAAAGGGGCGATCGCTGTAACTCAAGACAGCCGCACGACTCAATCTAATATTTTTGCGGTGGGAGACTGCACAGACCGCGTGAACCTGACCCCAGTAGCGATCGCCGAAGGTCGGGCTTTTGCAGATACGGAATTTGGTCATTTACCGCGCTCCATCAGCCATGATAACATCGCTACAGCGGTATTCTCCCAACCGGAGGCGGCGACAGTAGGCATGACAGAAGCCCAAGCCCAAGAAAAATTCGGTGATGGGATTAAATGCTATCGGGCTGTGTTCCGACCCATGTTCCACAGTCTGACCGGGGCTGATGAAAAGGTATTAATGAAGTTAATCGTGGAAACTAATACCGATCGCGTTTTGGGGGCTCACATGGTGGGTAAAGACTCAGCAGAACTGATCCAAGGAGTTGCGATCGCTGTTAATATGGGAGCTACCAAAAAAGATTTCGACAACACAATGGGTATTCATCCCAGCAGCGGTGAAGAATTCGTCACCATGGGTTAA
- the adhE gene encoding bifunctional acetaldehyde-CoA/alcohol dehydrogenase — protein sequence MKISQETHLNDLIQQVKDAQAQYATYSQEQVDKIFQVAALAANASRINLAQMAVEETGMGVVEDKVIKNHFASEYIYNKYKGEKTCDVIESDPHYGWQKIAEPLGILAGIVPTTNPTSTAIFKALLALKTRNGIIFSPHPRATECTIKAAKIILDAAVAAGAPEGIIGWIDNPTLQWSQQLMQHPDISLILATGGPGMVQAAYSSGHPSMGVGSGNTPAIIDGTADLKMAVSSILISKTFDNGMICASEQAVIVQDEVYTSVKQELIARGAYFLKQQEKEAIRQLILQDERLNPEIVGQSVQKLAEMAGIQVEENTKVLIGEVTEVGVNEPLSYEKLSPILAMYRASSFPAAVETAQKLIIFGGKGHTSVLYTHPGNSEHIKYFENRLHTGRVLINSPSSQGAIGDVYNFRLSPSLTLGCGSWGGNSISENVEPHHLLNIKNVAERRENMLWFRVPPKIYFKGGCLPVALGELRGKKRAFIVTDKPLFDLGLVTQVTEVLDRIKVPHYVFYDVEPDPKLSNINKGVELMNSYQPDMIIAFGGGSPMDAAKIMWLMYEHPQIEFDGLATRFMDIRKRVYALPELGNKAIMVAIPTTSGTGSEVTPFAVVTDDRTGIKYPLADYALTPNMAIVDPELTLNMPKKLTAYGGIDAVTHALEAYVSICASQFTNGLALEALGLLFKYLPSAYQNGAKDPKAREQVHYAATIAGLAFANAFLGICHSLAHKLGSTFHLPHGLANALMISHVIRYNSTDVPFKQAIFPQYEYPQAKQRYAEIADYLKLGGNTLDEKVEKLIEAVESLKQKIEIPLTIKQSLDIEEKEFMSNLPNLANQAFDDQCTAANPRYPLIADLQNLYATAYHEPAVKKAPTHPESQPENTAQTQQKQYLEMIDKYCQGGESAMAVGDLDKDTLIGLNDAWWKTGVM from the coding sequence ATGAAAATTAGCCAAGAAACTCACCTGAATGATTTAATCCAACAAGTCAAAGACGCTCAAGCCCAATACGCGACTTACAGCCAAGAACAGGTAGACAAAATTTTCCAAGTCGCTGCTTTAGCCGCCAACGCCTCCCGGATTAATCTGGCTCAAATGGCTGTAGAAGAAACCGGAATGGGAGTAGTAGAAGACAAGGTAATCAAAAATCACTTTGCTTCTGAATACATTTACAACAAATACAAAGGCGAAAAGACCTGTGATGTTATCGAGTCTGATCCCCATTATGGCTGGCAAAAAATCGCCGAACCCCTAGGAATTTTAGCGGGAATTGTCCCCACCACTAATCCGACATCTACCGCTATTTTTAAAGCCTTATTAGCCCTGAAAACCCGCAATGGTATTATCTTTTCTCCTCACCCCAGAGCCACAGAATGCACCATTAAAGCTGCCAAAATTATCCTAGATGCGGCGGTAGCTGCTGGCGCACCAGAGGGAATTATTGGATGGATAGATAACCCAACTCTCCAATGGTCTCAACAGTTGATGCAGCATCCTGATATCAGCCTAATTTTAGCAACAGGCGGACCGGGAATGGTGCAGGCTGCTTATTCATCTGGACATCCTAGCATGGGGGTTGGTTCCGGGAATACTCCCGCCATTATTGATGGGACTGCTGACCTGAAAATGGCTGTTTCTTCTATCTTAATTAGCAAAACTTTTGACAATGGTATGATTTGCGCTTCTGAACAAGCAGTGATTGTTCAAGATGAGGTTTATACCAGCGTTAAACAGGAGTTAATCGCCAGGGGTGCATATTTTCTGAAACAGCAGGAAAAAGAAGCCATCCGACAACTGATTCTTCAAGATGAGCGATTAAATCCGGAAATTGTGGGTCAGTCGGTGCAAAAACTAGCAGAAATGGCAGGTATTCAAGTAGAAGAAAATACCAAAGTTCTGATAGGAGAGGTTACAGAAGTTGGGGTTAATGAACCTTTATCTTATGAAAAGCTGTCGCCAATTTTGGCAATGTATCGGGCTAGTAGTTTCCCCGCAGCAGTTGAGACCGCCCAAAAGTTAATTATTTTTGGTGGTAAAGGACATACATCTGTTTTGTATACTCACCCTGGGAATAGCGAACATATTAAATATTTTGAAAATCGTTTGCACACTGGGCGGGTATTAATTAATAGTCCTTCATCTCAGGGGGCTATTGGCGACGTTTACAATTTCCGACTGTCTCCTTCTTTGACTTTAGGATGCGGTAGTTGGGGGGGTAATTCGATTAGCGAAAATGTGGAACCACACCATTTATTAAACATTAAAAATGTCGCGGAACGTCGGGAAAATATGTTGTGGTTCCGAGTGCCGCCCAAGATTTACTTTAAGGGGGGATGTTTACCAGTAGCCCTGGGAGAGTTACGGGGTAAAAAACGGGCTTTTATTGTTACGGACAAACCTCTGTTTGATCTGGGATTAGTTACGCAAGTTACGGAGGTGTTAGACCGGATAAAAGTACCTCATTATGTGTTCTATGATGTGGAACCAGATCCGAAACTTTCTAATATTAATAAAGGGGTGGAACTTATGAATAGTTATCAGCCCGATATGATCATCGCTTTTGGTGGCGGTTCCCCCATGGATGCGGCTAAAATTATGTGGCTGATGTACGAACATCCACAAATTGAGTTTGACGGTTTAGCCACGCGATTTATGGATATTCGGAAGCGGGTTTATGCTTTACCAGAACTAGGAAATAAAGCTATTATGGTGGCAATTCCTACTACTTCTGGGACGGGTTCTGAGGTGACACCTTTTGCTGTGGTTACCGACGATCGCACGGGGATTAAATATCCTCTCGCTGATTATGCCCTGACCCCAAATATGGCGATCGTTGACCCGGAATTAACCTTAAATATGCCGAAAAAACTAACGGCTTATGGTGGTATTGATGCGGTGACTCACGCCTTAGAAGCCTATGTCTCAATTTGTGCGTCACAGTTTACTAATGGACTGGCATTAGAAGCATTAGGGTTACTGTTTAAATACTTGCCTTCTGCTTATCAAAATGGCGCAAAAGACCCGAAGGCGCGTGAACAGGTGCATTATGCTGCCACTATTGCTGGTCTGGCTTTTGCTAATGCTTTTTTAGGTATTTGTCATTCCCTAGCACATAAATTAGGCTCGACTTTCCATTTGCCTCACGGCTTGGCAAATGCTTTAATGATTTCCCATGTAATTCGGTATAATTCTACGGATGTCCCTTTTAAACAGGCGATTTTTCCGCAGTATGAATACCCCCAAGCTAAACAGCGTTATGCAGAAATAGCTGACTACCTCAAATTAGGCGGAAATACCCTTGATGAGAAGGTAGAAAAATTGATAGAAGCTGTGGAATCTCTCAAGCAAAAAATTGAGATTCCACTGACCATTAAACAATCACTAGACATCGAAGAAAAGGAATTTATGAGTAACTTACCTAATTTGGCTAACCAGGCTTTTGATGACCAATGTACTGCTGCTAATCCCCGTTATCCGTTAATTGCTGATTTGCAGAATTTGTACGCTACTGCTTATCATGAACCGGCTGTTAAAAAAGCACCGACTCACCCAGAATCTCAGCCGGAAAATACGGCGCAAACTCAACAAAAACAATATCTGGAAATGATTGACAAGTATTGTCAAGGTGGTGAGTCGGCTATGGCTGTTGGCGACCTGGATAAGGATACATTAATCGGGTTAAATGATGCTTGGTGGAAAACTGGGGTTATGTAA
- a CDS encoding NAD(P)-dependent alcohol dehydrogenase translates to MTTATKFKAYAALNSGEKLQPWEYEPEPLQVDEVEIRVTHNGLCHTDLHMRDNDWNVSQYPLVPGHEVVGEVTEVGEKVTSLHKGDRIGVGWIRNSCRSCDHCLQGEENICREGYTGLIVGHHGGFADRLRVPADFTYKIPDALDSASAAPLLCAGITVYTPLRTYIKHPGMKVGVMGIGGLGHLAIKFARAMGAEVTAFSTSLNKQEQAKEFGAHNFQQWGTAEEMKAIAGSFDLVLSTISSETDWDAAFSLLANNGVLCFVGIPVSTLNIPLIPLIFGQKAVVGSIVGGRRFMAEMLEFAAVNQIKPMIETMPLSQINEAMDKVAANQARYRIVLLAD, encoded by the coding sequence ATGACTACAGCAACTAAATTTAAGGCTTATGCGGCTTTAAATTCCGGTGAAAAATTGCAACCTTGGGAATATGAACCAGAACCTCTACAGGTTGATGAAGTAGAAATTCGAGTCACTCACAACGGCTTGTGTCATACGGATCTTCACATGAGGGATAATGATTGGAATGTCAGTCAATATCCCCTGGTTCCCGGTCATGAAGTGGTTGGAGAAGTTACAGAAGTTGGGGAAAAAGTGACTTCTCTACATAAAGGCGATCGCATAGGGGTTGGCTGGATTAGAAATTCCTGTAGGTCTTGCGACCATTGCTTACAAGGAGAAGAAAATATCTGTCGCGAGGGCTACACAGGTCTGATTGTAGGTCATCATGGGGGATTTGCTGACCGCCTACGGGTTCCCGCAGATTTTACCTATAAAATACCCGATGCTTTAGACTCCGCCAGCGCCGCCCCCCTATTATGTGCCGGAATTACCGTTTATACCCCCTTGCGGACCTATATAAAACACCCCGGGATGAAAGTTGGGGTGATGGGAATTGGCGGACTCGGACACTTAGCGATTAAGTTTGCTAGGGCTATGGGGGCTGAAGTTACGGCGTTTTCTACTTCTTTAAATAAACAAGAACAAGCTAAGGAATTTGGCGCTCATAACTTCCAACAATGGGGGACGGCTGAAGAAATGAAGGCGATCGCCGGAAGTTTTGATCTAGTGCTTTCTACTATCTCTTCAGAAACTGATTGGGATGCGGCTTTTAGCTTGTTAGCTAATAACGGGGTTTTGTGTTTTGTGGGTATCCCAGTTTCGACTTTAAATATACCCCTAATTCCTTTGATTTTTGGTCAAAAAGCTGTGGTGGGTAGCATTGTCGGCGGTCGGCGGTTTATGGCGGAAATGCTGGAGTTTGCAGCGGTGAATCAGATTAAACCGATGATTGAAACTATGCCATTAAGTCAAATCAATGAAGCTATGGATAAGGTAGCCGCTAATCAAGCCCGCTATCGGATTGTTTTACTAGCTGATTAG
- a CDS encoding NB-ARC domain-containing protein, with translation MEVQQIIEWADGLVLIQTGKHLDDLETAILQGTYQNQKYSEIAAGYNCSEPHAKKVACLLWKTLSQASGEEINKSNLRSTCQRLQLPALSNSEEFVTIDTVTQTNSPPPQGETMAKPYNTESFRRIDRTDIPNGDYFCDRQEEVATLKNWILQDRSHLVSILGLSGIGKTAVALHLLPQIQDHFDCVIWRSLRTLPSLSSILTYLTQFLPPPNPDIRPLTISYASTVAEAQNPSHQLAEQLSLVMESFRQHRCLLILDDVQAILNPHNLVEGYKRGYESYRLFFKTIGELSHNSCLIMNSSILPQELIELTNNNHRVKCLTLAGLGSDSAHNILTSASLLDADNWQELIDIYGGNPGFLKIVSRTIKEFFGGSVKQYLANKSILVLPEIKHILDYFWQELSDLEKQVMGRLSASDSGVSMADLLENTNHNSSDLLWAVQSLQKRFLVDNIQREQQTLFTLIPVIREYTRQCR, from the coding sequence ATGGAAGTTCAACAAATTATCGAATGGGCTGACGGTCTAGTGTTGATCCAAACAGGAAAACACCTAGATGACCTGGAGACAGCAATTTTGCAGGGGACTTACCAAAATCAAAAATACTCGGAAATTGCCGCGGGCTACAACTGTAGCGAACCCCATGCCAAAAAGGTGGCTTGTCTGCTATGGAAAACCCTTTCCCAAGCGTCGGGAGAGGAAATCAATAAATCTAATTTGCGATCGACTTGTCAGAGGCTACAACTTCCGGCTTTGTCCAATAGCGAAGAATTTGTTACCATTGATACAGTCACTCAAACAAATTCCCCACCTCCCCAGGGTGAAACTATGGCTAAACCATATAACACTGAGTCCTTCAGGCGTATCGATCGCACTGATATACCTAATGGGGATTATTTTTGCGATCGCCAAGAAGAAGTGGCTACTCTCAAAAATTGGATACTACAAGATCGCAGTCATTTAGTCTCGATTTTGGGCCTTAGTGGTATAGGTAAAACCGCAGTCGCCCTGCATCTTTTACCACAAATTCAAGACCATTTTGATTGTGTGATTTGGCGGAGTTTACGCACCCTACCTTCCCTATCTTCAATCTTAACTTATTTAACCCAATTTTTGCCTCCCCCCAACCCGGATATCCGACCCCTGACCATCAGTTACGCTTCCACAGTCGCAGAAGCTCAAAACCCATCCCACCAATTAGCAGAACAATTATCATTAGTCATGGAATCTTTCCGACAACATCGCTGCTTGCTCATTTTAGACGATGTGCAGGCGATTTTAAATCCTCATAACCTGGTGGAAGGCTATAAACGGGGTTACGAAAGTTATCGATTATTCTTTAAAACGATTGGCGAACTATCCCATAACAGTTGTCTGATTATGAATAGTTCAATTTTGCCTCAAGAATTAATCGAGTTAACTAATAATAATCATCGGGTTAAATGCTTGACATTAGCAGGCTTGGGGTCAGATTCAGCCCATAATATTTTGACTTCTGCCAGTTTGTTAGACGCTGATAATTGGCAAGAATTGATAGATATATATGGTGGTAATCCCGGCTTTTTGAAAATTGTATCCCGGACAATAAAAGAGTTTTTTGGTGGTAGTGTGAAGCAATATCTAGCCAATAAGTCTATCTTGGTATTGCCAGAAATCAAGCATATATTAGATTATTTTTGGCAGGAATTATCGGATTTGGAAAAACAGGTAATGGGGCGGTTATCGGCATCAGATTCCGGTGTGTCTATGGCGGATTTGCTAGAGAATACTAACCATAATAGTTCGGATTTATTGTGGGCGGTTCAATCTTTACAAAAGCGGTTTTTAGTGGATAATATCCAACGGGAACAGCAAACATTATTTACGCTGATTCCGGTAATTAGAGAGTATACGAGACAATGTAGATAA
- a CDS encoding serine/threonine-protein kinase, translating to MSLCFNPACRHENPKDIVSCERCGQSLKLGDRYRGLREIGSGGFGRTYLGIDESETNHPPCAIKQFFPLLTNDAKVSSRLFRREAQSLQVLNHPQIPKFLAYFSIDEQQYIIQEFIPGETLEQELAERGVFGESKIRDILNQILPILQYLHARNLIHRDVKPANIIRRQSDKLLFLVDFGASKLHTGTNLAKTGTSIGTAEFVAPEQLRGKAVFASDLYSLGVTCIYLLTNTSPFNLVDGDNHWVWRDWLGENAVSSQLAEVLDGLISPGLSNRYTSASAALKDLNQPRKAKNIYSRYLWFGSAIAASIALFSVFKTTQQSSKIEPPTSRNEPIIRPSNLEAIQSLSTYINLQNEAYLDTGKFIDQLSQLIAIPSHYFEVQVINNHGVQIAAIPRQSDSYGYVAVLWGGKISDADNQRQQNWQPKDPTDLGTFSLPSFRKTPSDYITRVNYCESIQTTTEPPLLSTVGESLPLSTDELPCPQGYAFSLGIIDAIAKLSATSSPTNVQ from the coding sequence ATGAGTCTTTGTTTTAATCCCGCCTGTCGCCACGAAAACCCCAAGGATATTGTATCCTGTGAACGCTGCGGTCAGTCATTAAAGTTAGGCGATCGCTATCGAGGATTGAGAGAAATTGGGTCTGGGGGGTTTGGAAGAACCTATTTAGGCATAGATGAAAGCGAAACTAATCACCCTCCCTGTGCGATTAAACAATTTTTCCCCCTTCTGACTAATGATGCTAAGGTATCCTCTCGCCTCTTCCGTCGAGAAGCCCAAAGTTTACAGGTGCTTAACCATCCCCAAATTCCCAAATTTTTGGCATATTTTTCCATAGATGAACAACAGTATATTATCCAAGAGTTCATTCCGGGAGAAACCTTAGAACAAGAATTAGCGGAAAGGGGGGTATTTGGGGAAAGCAAAATCCGAGATATCCTCAATCAAATTTTACCGATTTTACAATATCTACACGCCAGAAACCTAATTCATCGGGATGTTAAACCCGCTAATATTATCCGTAGACAAAGCGATAAACTTCTCTTTTTAGTAGACTTTGGGGCGAGTAAACTCCACACGGGAACTAACCTGGCTAAAACGGGAACTAGCATCGGAACTGCGGAATTTGTCGCCCCAGAACAATTACGAGGAAAAGCGGTTTTTGCCAGTGACCTGTATAGTTTAGGTGTGACCTGTATTTATTTATTAACGAATACATCACCGTTTAATTTGGTGGATGGTGATAATCATTGGGTATGGCGAGATTGGCTGGGGGAAAATGCGGTTAGTTCTCAATTAGCGGAAGTTTTAGATGGTCTAATTTCGCCAGGTCTAAGTAACCGTTATACATCAGCTTCAGCGGCATTAAAAGACCTCAATCAGCCTCGAAAAGCGAAAAATATCTATAGTAGGTATTTGTGGTTTGGGAGTGCGATCGCTGCATCTATAGCCCTGTTTTCTGTGTTCAAAACCACCCAACAATCATCAAAGATTGAACCGCCCACCTCACGAAATGAACCGATTATTCGCCCTAGTAATTTAGAGGCAATTCAATCATTATCTACTTATATTAATCTGCAAAACGAAGCCTATTTAGACACGGGAAAATTTATCGACCAACTCTCACAATTAATTGCCATACCTAGCCATTATTTTGAGGTACAAGTTATTAATAATCATGGAGTACAAATAGCCGCGATTCCTCGCCAAAGTGATAGTTATGGTTATGTAGCGGTTTTATGGGGGGGTAAAATCTCAGATGCGGATAACCAACGCCAACAAAATTGGCAACCTAAAGACCCGACAGATTTGGGAACTTTTAGTCTGCCTAGTTTTCGGAAAACCCCCTCTGATTATATCACGAGAGTTAACTATTGTGAAAGCATCCAAACGACGACAGAACCGCCATTATTATCAACGGTAGGGGAATCACTACCCCTTTCCACAGATGAATTACCCTGTCCCCAAGGTTATGCTTTTTCCCTGGGAATAATTGATGCGATCGCCAAATTATCCGCCACCAGTTCCCCGACAAATGTTCAGTAA